From the Primulina tabacum isolate GXHZ01 chromosome 3, ASM2559414v2, whole genome shotgun sequence genome, one window contains:
- the LOC142540851 gene encoding LIM domain-containing protein WLIM1-like, protein MATFAGTTQKCKDCEKTVYLVDQLTADSRVYHKACFRCHHCRGTLKLSNYCSYEGVLYCKPHYDQLFKMTGSLDKSFDGGPKTARADRSSEQGITNNSKLSSLFAGTQDKCVSCNKKVYPLEKVAVDGSSYHRSCFKCSHGGCVISPSNYVAHEHQLYCRHHHTQLFKQKGNFSGLAKQEHVKAENGTA, encoded by the exons ATGGCTACTTTTGCAGGGACAACGCAGAAATGTAAAGACTGCGAAAAGACTGTGTATTTGGTGGATCAACTCACTGCGGATAGCAGGGTATATCACAAGGCTTGCTTCAGATGCCACCACTGCAGGGGAACCCTCAAG TTAAGTAATTACTGTTCCTATGAAGGAGTTCTGTACTGCAAACCTCACTATGATCAACTTTTCAAGATGACTGGAAGCTTGGATAAAAGTTTCGATG GGGGCCCAAAAACTGCAAGAGCCGACAGATCTTCGGAGCAAGGCATTACAAACAACAGCAAACTTTCAAGCTTGTTTGCAGGAACTCAAGATAAATGTGTTTCTTGCAACAAGAAAGTCTACCCTCTTGAAAAG GTAGCGGTTGATGGAAGTTCGTATCATAGGTCGTGTTTCAAGTGCAGCCATGGTGGCTGTGTGATAAGTCCATCAAATTACGTTGCGCATGAACATCAGCTATACTGTAGGCATCACCATACTCAACTTTTCAAGCAAAAAGGCAATTTTAGCGGATTAGCAAAACAAGAACATGTTAAAGCGGAAAACGGAACAGCCTAG
- the LOC142540852 gene encoding calmodulin-binding protein 60 A-like isoform X1 yields MSSKRQQREEGSSLDETRPRKTPSSAVLDVMKLCRCQNLDADLEPLIRRVVREEVDIAFRKYLIAKKRNYEKDTHISELRSLQLQFSEAISVPVFTGTLILGKGSTTMEVNLIDVLTREIVFDGLESSAKVEIVVLEGDFIGDGGDNWTLEEFTNNIVRERERKKSLLSGEVITTLKNGKGSLGDVSFTDNSSWTRSRKFRLGARLVDNFGDIRIREAISEPFVVRDHRGELYKKHHPPSLVDEVWRLENIGKDGAFHRRLSNENVNSVQEFLILHFSDPTKLRNILGVGISAKKWEATVEHAQTCTFDRKLYYYDSGRSLQKNGAVFNMVGQVMGMISNGQYVLADKLSESEKDDARELVISAFRNRDKIVTFDDASTPTSSCLSFVQSSPGFPSKGQDLSSSKIGENTYSQPNATSPDCNQSIFSIGGVDNFDDCLHGIDPLDNMGYEQSFSFPFPARDSLICDTDSIGPPLSNYDLQYFEADCSNLESSPDLLSDMDALIPGSVIQINGAKWRWNVLISIVRWCCYLKRIVARKTRVKKISRRC; encoded by the exons ATGTCGTCCAAGCGGCAACAAAGAGAGGAAGGCAGTTCTTTGGACGAAACCCGCCCTCGGAAAACACCTTCTAg TGCTGTGCTGGATGTCATGAAACTATGTAGATGCCAGAATCTCGATGCAGATTTGGAGCCTTTGATTCGCCGAGTG GTTAGAGAGGAAGTGGATATAGCatttagaaaatatttgatTGCGAAGAAACG GAATTATGAGAAAGATACACACATTTCTGAACTAAGGAGTTTACAGTTACAATTTTCAGAAGCTATATCTGTTCCCGTATTTACGGGGACTCTCATTTTAGGAAAAGGAAGTACCACTATGGAAGTTAATTTAATTGACGTACTTACTAGAGAAATTGTTTTCGATGGTCTTGAATCCTCAGCAAAGGTGGAAATCGTAGTTCTTGAAGGAGATTTTATTGGTGATGGCGGCGACAATTGGACACTTGAGGAGTTCACAAATAATATTGTGAGGGAGCGGGAACGGAAAAAATCCCTTCTAAGTGGGGAAGTTATCACGACTCTTAAAAATGGAAAAGGTTCCTTGGGTGATGTTTCATTTACTGATAATTCAAGCTGGACAAGAAGTCGTAAATTCAGGCTGGGGGCTCGACTTGTTGACAATTTTGGTGACATCAGAATAAGAGAGGCAATATCAGAACCATTTGTTGTAAGAGATCATCGTGGAGAAT TGTACAAGAAGCACCACCCTCCATCTCTTGTTGATGAAGTGTGGCGGTTGGAAAATATTGGCAAAGATGGAGCTTTTCACAGACGGTTGAGCAATGAAAATGTTAATTCCGTGCAAGAATTTCTGATTTTACACTTCTCAGACCCCACAAAGCTTCGAAAT ATTCTTGGTGTAGGTATATCTGCTAAAAAGTGGGAAGCCACTGTGGAGCATGCTCAGACATGTACTTTTGACAggaaattatattattacgaTTCGGGTAGATCTTTACAAAAGAATGGCGCGGTTTTTAATATGGTGGGACAAGTGATGGGGATGATCTCAAATGGCCAGTATGTTCTCGCTGATAAGCTGTCTGAATCAGAAAAG GATGATGCCCGTGAGCTGGTAATCTCTGCCTTTAGGAATCGAGACAAAATTGTCACTTTTGATGACGCATCTACACCTACCTCATCTTGTTTGTCATTTGTCCAATCTTCTCCGGGCTTCCCATCTAAGGGTCAAGATTTAAGCTCTTCCAAGATTGGTGAAAACACCTACTCCCAACCAAATGCCACGTCCCCAGACTGTAACCAGTCAATATTTTCAATTGGAGGCGTAGACAATTTTGATGATTGCTTGCATGGCATTGATCCCCTTGATAATATGGGGTACGAGCAATCTTTTAGTTTCCCTTTCCCAGCTAGGGACAGCTTAATCTGCGACACAGATTCAATTGGCCCACCGTTATCGAACTATGATCTACAGTACTTTGAGGCAGATTGTTCAAATTTGGAATCATCACCGGACTTACTAAGTGATATGGATGCTCTCATTCCTGGTTCGGTCATTCAAATTAATGGAGCCAAATGGCGTTGGAATGTATTAATCAGCATAGTAAGATGGTGTTGCTATCTGAAACGAATCGTGGCTAGAAAAACTCGTGTCAAGAAAATTTCAAGACGTTGTTAG
- the LOC142540852 gene encoding calmodulin-binding protein 60 A-like isoform X2 — protein sequence MSSKRQQREEGSSLDETRPRKTPSSAVLDVMKLCRCQNLDADLEPLIRRVVREEVDIAFRKYLIAKKRNYEKDTHISELRSLQLQFSEAISVPVFTGTLILGKGSTTMEVNLIDVLTREIVFDGLESSAKVEIVVLEGDFIGDGGDNWTLEEFTNNIVRERERKKSLLSGEVITTLKNGKGSLGDVSFTDNSSWTRSRKFRLGARLVDNFGDIRIREAISEPFVVRDHRGELYKKHHPPSLVDEVWRLENIGKDGAFHRRLSNENVNSVQEFLILHFSDPTKLRNVYLLKSGKPLWSMLRHVLLTGNYIITIRVDLYKRMARFLIWWDK from the exons ATGTCGTCCAAGCGGCAACAAAGAGAGGAAGGCAGTTCTTTGGACGAAACCCGCCCTCGGAAAACACCTTCTAg TGCTGTGCTGGATGTCATGAAACTATGTAGATGCCAGAATCTCGATGCAGATTTGGAGCCTTTGATTCGCCGAGTG GTTAGAGAGGAAGTGGATATAGCatttagaaaatatttgatTGCGAAGAAACG GAATTATGAGAAAGATACACACATTTCTGAACTAAGGAGTTTACAGTTACAATTTTCAGAAGCTATATCTGTTCCCGTATTTACGGGGACTCTCATTTTAGGAAAAGGAAGTACCACTATGGAAGTTAATTTAATTGACGTACTTACTAGAGAAATTGTTTTCGATGGTCTTGAATCCTCAGCAAAGGTGGAAATCGTAGTTCTTGAAGGAGATTTTATTGGTGATGGCGGCGACAATTGGACACTTGAGGAGTTCACAAATAATATTGTGAGGGAGCGGGAACGGAAAAAATCCCTTCTAAGTGGGGAAGTTATCACGACTCTTAAAAATGGAAAAGGTTCCTTGGGTGATGTTTCATTTACTGATAATTCAAGCTGGACAAGAAGTCGTAAATTCAGGCTGGGGGCTCGACTTGTTGACAATTTTGGTGACATCAGAATAAGAGAGGCAATATCAGAACCATTTGTTGTAAGAGATCATCGTGGAGAAT TGTACAAGAAGCACCACCCTCCATCTCTTGTTGATGAAGTGTGGCGGTTGGAAAATATTGGCAAAGATGGAGCTTTTCACAGACGGTTGAGCAATGAAAATGTTAATTCCGTGCAAGAATTTCTGATTTTACACTTCTCAGACCCCACAAAGCTTCGAAAT GTATATCTGCTAAAAAGTGGGAAGCCACTGTGGAGCATGCTCAGACATGTACTTTTGACAggaaattatattattacgaTTCGGGTAGATCTTTACAAAAGAATGGCGCGGTTTTTAATATGGTGGGACAAGTGA
- the LOC142540854 gene encoding alpha-mannosidase I MNS5 — MCPRSRGTWVFIFLVIIATLYTETSSSKVDPFAAKKKRMSEKVRQMFYHAYGNYMTYAFPHDELKPLTKTFTDSLIELGNLKLERLPQRYNGSALTLIESLSSLAILGNDTEFGRAVHWLSENLTFDVDARINLFECNIRVLGGLVSAHILATDSTNRLTGGTYTNQLLVLAEELGQRFLPAFDTPTGLPYAWINLKYGVMENEITETSTSGCGSLILEMGALSHLTGDSRFESAALRALRKLWSMRSSLNLLGTTLDVETGEWIEYSSGIGAGVDSFYEYLLKAHILFGRDELWKMFQPSYLAVQKYFRHGPWYHEADMRTGRATYWQLTSLQAFWPGLQVLIGDIAAANSSHREFFYVWQKFGVLPERYLLDHQTLHPTEKYYPLRPELAESTFYLYQATKDPWYLEVGESIVDSLNFHTRVEGGFASIRDVTTMELEDHQHSFFLAETCKYLYLLFDDSFLVNRNYVFTTEGHPLPILSSWHEKLPEAYAPSNGTVIKSVKTPRRASAMSLQICPAIIPNYRHNHQLLESACHVPDARADHRCLVDEDCGVDSTSCRRRLCSSAGYCGIWQSM, encoded by the exons ATGTGTCCTAGAAGCAGAGGAACATgggtttttatatttttggttatTATTGCAACCTTATACACCGAAACCTCGTCGTCGAAGGTAGACCCTTTTGCAGCTAAGAAGAAGCGCATGAGTGAGAAAGTGCGCCAGAT GTTTTACCATGCTTATGGGAACTACATGACATATGCTTTTCCG CACGATGAATTAAAACCTTTGACAAAAACTTTCACAGATTCTCTTATTGAGCTAGGAAATCTAAAG CTTGAACGCCTACCACAAAGGTACAATGGATCAGCGCTCACGCTTATTGAATCATTATCCAG CCTCGCAATCTTGGGAAATGACACTGAGTTTGGAAGGGCTGTTCACTGGCTATCAGAAAACTTAACATTTGATGTTGATGCGAGGATAAATCTGTTTGAG TGCAACATAAGAGTACTCGGAGGACTTGTTTCTGCTCATATTCTTGCAACTGATTCTACAAACAGGTTAACCGGAGGAACTTACACAAACCAACTTCTTGTCCTGGCTGAGGAGTTAGGGCAGAGGTTTTTACCTGCTTTTGACACCCCCACTGGGCTGCCATATGCATGGATCAATTTGAAG TATGGTGTGATGGAGAATGAGATCACTGAAACAAGTACATCTGGTTGTG GTTCTCTCATTCTTGAAATGGGAGCACTATCACATTTAACTGGGGACTCAAGATTTGAATCTGCTGCTTTACGTGCTCTTCGTAAGTTATGGAGCATGAGGAGTTCTTTAAATCTTTTGGGAACTACACTTGACGTAGAAACTGGGGAGTGGATTGAGTACTCATCTGGAATTGGTGCTG GGGTTGATTCGTTTTACGAGTATTTGCTTAAAGCCCACATTTTATTTGGGAGAGATGAGTTGTGGAAGATGTTTCAGCCTTCTTACCTGgctgtccaaaaatattttagacACGGTCCATG GTACCATGAAGCTGACATGAGGACAGGAAGAGCAACATACTGGCAACTCACAAGCCTTCAAGCATTTTGGCCTGGTCTCCAG GTTCTTATTGGGGATATTGCAGCTGCTAACTCATCGCACCGTGAATTTTTCTATGTATGGCAAAAGTTTGGAGTACTACCGGAAAG GTACCTATTAGATCATCAGACGTTGCATCCTACGGAGAAATATTATCCTTTACGCCCAGAGTTGGCAGAATCCACATTTTATCTATATCAAGCAACCAAAG ATCCTTGGTATCTAGAAGTAGGTGAGTCAATTGTTGATTCTCTGAATTTTCACACTCGAGTTGAAGGTGGCTTTGCTAGCATTCGAGATGTCACAACTATGGAGTTGGAAGATCATCAGCATAGCTTCTTTCTTGCTGAAAC GTGCAAATACTTGTATCTTCTATTTGATGACTCATTTTTGGTCAACCGAAATTATGTTTTTACAACCGAAGGTCATCCATTGCCTATTTTAAGCTCTTGGCATGAAAAACTTCCGGAGGCCTATGCTCCCAGTAATGGGACAGTCATCAAG AGCGTAAAGACGCCAAGGCGAGCTAGTGCAATGTCGTTACAAATATGTCCTGCTATCATACCAAATTACAGGCACAACCATCAGCTGCTCGAGAGTGCTTGTCACGTACCTGATGCTCGTGCTGATCACAGATGTCTCGTAGATGAGGATTGTGGTGTTGATTCTACTTCTTGTAGACGAAGATTGTGCAGTTCTGCAGGCTACTGTGGTATATGGCAGTCGATGTGA
- the LOC142540855 gene encoding putative DNA glycosylase At3g47830, protein MQRSRERKQISSSLKPLRTTASCRSQPAEDPYSDHPQPTFEECRSVRDDLLSLHGFPQEFVKYREQRLQMGLRESHILPNGGECGEKESVLDGLIRTVLSQNTTEVNSERAFGNLKCAFPTWEQVLAAESKCVEDAIRCGGLAPTKSSCIKNLLSCLLQKKGNLCMEYLRELSIEEIKAELSHFKGIGPKTVACVLMFQLQKDDFPVDTHVFQISKTMGWVPASADIKKTYLHLNQRIPDELKFDLNCLLYTHGKACKRCSNRNVGGLKKETGDRHCPLLAYRNHRAAEK, encoded by the exons ATGCAGAGGAGCCGCGAGAGAAAACAAATCAGCTCCTCCCTCAAACCACTCAGGACCACCGCGAGCTGCCGCAGTCAGCCCGCCGAAGACCCGTATTCGGATCATCCGCAACCCACCTTCGAGGAATGCCGCTCCGTGCGAGACGATCTTTTATCTCTCCACGGATTTCCCCAGGAGTTCGTTAAATATCGTGAGCAAAGATTACAGATGGGTTTGAGGGAGTCTCATATTTTACCTAATGGCGGAGAATGTGGTGAAAAGGAGAGTGTTTTGGATGGTTTGATTAGAACTGTACTGTCACAGAACACTACCGAAGTTAATTCGGAAAGGGCTTTTGGTAATCTTAAATGTGCTTTCCCTACCTGGGAACAG GTTCTTGCAGCTGAGTCAAAATGCGTTGAGGATGCTATAAGATGTGGAGGTTTAGCACCTACAAAGTCTTCTTGTATCAAGAATTTATTGAGTTGCTTGCTTCAGAAGAAAGGAAACTTGTGCATGGAGTACTTGAGAGAATTGTCAATCGAAGAGATCAAGGCAGAACTCTCTCATTTCAAAGGAATAGGTCCCAAGACG GTAGCATGTGTTTTGATGTTTCAGTTGCAAAAAGATGATTTCCCCGTGGACACACAT GTTTTTCAGATTTCAAAGACAATGGGTTGGGTGCCAGCTTCTGCAGATATCAAGAAGACATATCTCCATCTCAATCAACGAATCCCAGATGAACTGAAATTCGACCTCAACTGCCTTTTGTACACTCACGGCAAGGCTTGTAAGAGATGCTCAAATAGGAACGTAGGTGGGCTCAAAAAGGAAACTGGCGACAGGCATTGCCCTTTATTAGCTTATCGCAACCATCGGGCAGCTGAAAAGTAA
- the LOC142540856 gene encoding U-box domain-containing protein 40-like encodes MGGDGKPRRWRLSFHRPSSAAAVPPSEFICPISNSLMFEPTIVSSGHTFERISVKVCSDLGFIPTLPDGSTPDFSTVIPNLALKTAIQNWCSKSGCARPNPPVYSDIESIIYSLMGSSTSKNLDSSTNGVSDRELLKGVEEIPQVLLSHAATEPNSRNFSSSSSSDNSVITITSPLSQFPTLPSCFTSSSLSSPSTSSEFIPREASLNNVPARSSTSPVEDDDFLSKIQSLDVYDREQALIWVRKTTKTDEESRVTLCTEKLLSALKLALFSPFAALQTNAAATLVNLSIEKCNKIKIVRAGIVPLLIEVLRNGSDESREHAAGAIFSLAIENDNRTTIGVLGAFQPLMHAIRSGSQRCRLDSASALYHLTLVQTNRVKIVRLGAVGVLLGLLEDTELAARVVLVVSNLAVCDPGRSALLEAGGVGSLLKVLKLGNEVASESTRENCVAVLYLLSFGSLRFKGLARDSGAAEILEEVTKTGSELAREQSGRILEGLRHREEAEEVDWEAVMKGGVGLAGYRVGWRHSPNSTEF; translated from the coding sequence ATGGGTGGAGATGGGAAACCCCGACGATGGAGGCTCTCTTTCCACCGACCGTCCTCAGCCGCCGCTGTGCCACCTTCAGAATTCATATGCCCCATCTCAAACTCCTTAATGTTCGAACCAACCATCGTTTCTTCCGGCCATACATTCGAGCGCATATCAGTGAAAGTGTGCAGTGATTTGGGATTCATTCCCACCCTCCCCGACGGCTCGACGCCGGATTTCTCGACGGTGATTCCTAATTTAGCCCTCAAGACCGCCATTCAAAACTGGTGTTCGAAATCCGGGTGCGCTCGTCCAAACCCACCAGTGTATTCGGATATCGAGTCCATTATCTATTCTCTTATGGGTTCTTCTACTTCGAAGAATCTCGATAGCTCGACGAATGGGGTTTCAGATAGAGAATTGTTAAAAGGAGTTGAGGAAATCCCTCAGGTTTTACTCTCACATGCCGCGACTGAACCAAATTCTCGAAATTTTTCGTCTTCTTCCAGTTCTGATAATTCAGTTATCACCATTACATCGCCGCTGTCGCAATTTCCAACTCTCCCATCTTGCTTTACTTCGTCGTCTCTATCTTCGCCTTCTACCTCATCAGAATTCATTCCGCGTGAGGCCTCGTTGAATAATGTTCCAGCTCGATCTTCAACTTCTCCTGTGGAAGATGATGATTTTTTGAGCAAGATTCAGAGTTTGGATGTTTATGACCGAGAACAGGCTCTCATTTGGGTAAGAAAAACCactaaaactgatgaagaaTCGAGAGTGACGCTTTGCACGGAGAAGCTGTTGTCTGCTTTAAAACTGGCGTTGTTTTCACCTTTTGCCGCCTTGCAGACGAACGCTGCGGCAACTTTGGTGAACCTTTCGATCGAAAAGTGTAACAAGATCAAAATTGTGAGAGCTGGAATTGTCCCTCTGTTGATCGAGGTTTTGAGGAACGGCTCCGATGAATCGAGGGAACATGCCGCCGGGGCGATATTCAGTTTAGCGATTGAAAATGATAACAGGACTACAATCGGCGTGCTCGGAGCTTTTCAGCCATTGATGCACGCGATAAGATCAGGTAGCCAGCGCTGCCGCCTCGACTCGGCATCGGCGCTGTATCACTTGACCCTGGTGCAGACTAATAGAGTTAAGATAGTCAGGCTTGGAGCTGTCGGGGTTTTATTGGGGCTATTAGAGGATACAGAATTGGCAGCCCGTGTGGTTCTGGTGGTGTCCAACTTGGCGGTGTGCGATCCTGGCAGGTCGGCGTTGTTGGAAGCCGGTGGAGTGGGGAGTTTGCTGAAGGTTTTGAAGCTCGGGAATGAAGTAGCCTCCGAGTCGACTCGGGAAAACTGTGTCGCCGTTCTGTATCTGCTGAGCTTCGGAAGCTTGAGGTTCAAGGGGTTGGCGAGGGACTCGGGTGCAGCGGAGATATTGGAGGAAGTGACGAAAACAGGGAGCGAGCTGGCCAGGGAGCAGTCGGGGAGGATTTTGGAGGGTTTACGGCATAGGGAAGAGGCGGAGGAGGTGGACTGGGAGGCGGTGATGAAGGGAGGAGTAGGTCTCGCCGGGTACCGAGTCGGGTGGCGCCACAGCCCTAACTCAACCGAGTTTTGA